A part of Fundulus heteroclitus isolate FHET01 chromosome 23, MU-UCD_Fhet_4.1, whole genome shotgun sequence genomic DNA contains:
- the LOC118557507 gene encoding uncharacterized protein LOC118557507, translated as MIFLFYTFLTLNAGYCTEEFKFEVKIVSVGENVTLTCPLQTSTLYQDSLYWIRLTSGNWPEFLGATFNFEFDSVSKIPHIQTKQEPGEFLLHINEAQQNDTGLYYCIKVRSLDFIFMNGSFLQIKGQESDVPVVVQKPPSDPAHSENPETLQCSVLSGSDRETCPVDNRVYWFKAGSDHSHPSLLYLQGSSRDECEKSPEVPSTQKCFYNFSETSDDRTYYCAVAACGQILFGNGAKPKGAKVQDFYKLFIAPLCSALVISLLVISCLIYKIKKRTCGCCNDPVSSIGNNQNHQREENALVYSAPAFNRNKAKKGERRNVKTAPEETVYTDVKTFR; from the exons atgatttttctattttatacaTTTCTCACTCTCAATGCTGGAT ATTGCACTGAAGAATTTAAGTTTGAGGTGAAGATTGTGAGTGTTGGAGAAAATGTGACCCTGACATGTCCTCTCCAGACCTCTACTCTCTACCAAGACAGTTTGTACTGGATCCGCCTTACTTCTGGAAACTGGCCTGAATTTCTCGGAGCAACATTTAACTTTGAGTTTGATAGTGTTTCTAAGATTCCTCACATTCAGACAAAACAAGAGCCAGGAGAATTTCTTCTTCATATTAATGAAGCTCAGCAAAATGATACTGGACTTTACTACTGTATCAAAGTCAGATCACTTGACTTCATATTTATGAATGGAAGCTTTCTACAAATTAAAg GACAGGAATCTGATGTACCTGTAGTTGTTCAGAAGCCTCCATCTGATCCAGCTcattcagaaaacccagagactCTACAGTGTTCGGTTCTCTCTGGTTCTGACAGAGAAACTTGTCCTGTAGATAACCGGGTGTACTGGTTCAAAGCTGGATCTGATCATTCTCATCCCAGCTTACTTTATCTACAAGGAAGCAGTAGAGATGAGTGTGAGAAAAGTCCTGAGGTTCCCTCgacacagaaatgtttttacaacttcTCTGAGACCTCTGATGATAGGACTTATTACTGTGCTGTGGCTGCATGTGGACAGATATTATTTGGAAACGGAGCAAAACCGAAGG GTGCCAAAGTACAAGATTTCTACAAACTATTTATTGCTCCATTATGCTCAGCTTTGGTGATAAGTCTTCTTGTAATATCCTGCCTCATTTATAAAATTAAGAAGAGAACATGTGGTTGTTGCAACG ATCCCGTATCATCAATTGGCAATAACCAAAATCATCAG aggGAAGAGAACGCTTTGGTTTATTCTGCACCAGCGTTCAACAGGAATAAAGCTAAGAaaggagaaagaagaaatgtgaaaacagcGCCGGAGGAGACTGTCTACActgatgttaaaacatttagataG
- the LOC118557508 gene encoding uncharacterized protein LOC118557508, whose amino-acid sequence MVPVVTVELGQSVNLTCAFEMKYQSNTWLYWFKQSAGDTLNLIVMQQRTTSPKYQPEFSDSRFNVTYTDHGSNLTILSIVEQDEGMYHCSQKDTLESTWSGTYLSIKENSTRTLSYTVVQESTSVHPKDSETLQCSVLSDSDNKTCSGEPSVFWFRAGSAKSFPDIIYMDAKGAGNCEKRSDTQKRCVYNFSKNVSSSDAGTYYCAVATCGQILFANEISLKKDHHMNK is encoded by the exons ATGGTTCCAGTGGTCACAGTTGAACTGGGTCAATCTGTCAATTTGACGTGTGCTTTTGAAATGAAATATCAGAGCAACACATGGCTTTACTGGTTCAAGCAGAGTGCAGGAGATACTCTGAATTTAATAGTGATGCAGCAGAGAACGACATCCCCCAAGTATCAACCAGAATTCTCTGATTCAAGATTCAATGTAACATACACCGATCATGGCAGCAATCTTACAATTTTATCAATAGTTGAACAAGATGAGGGAATGTATCACTGTTCTCAAAAGGACACACTTGAATCTACGTGGAGTGGGACCTATCTATCAATAAAAG AAAACTCTACGAGAACATTAAGCTACACCGTGGTTCAGGAGTCAACGTCAGTTCATCCAAAAGACTCAGAGACTCTGCagtgttcagttctttctgactCGGATAACAAAACCTGTTCAGGAGAACCCAGTGTGTTCTGGTTCAGAGCCGGATCAGCAAAGTCTTTTCCTGATATTATCTATATGGATGCAAAAGGAGCTGGGAATTGTGAGAAGAGATCAGACACACAGAAGAGATGTGTTTATAACTTCTCTAAGAACGTCAGCTCCTCTGATGCTGGGACTTACTACTGTGCTGTGGCCACATGTGGACAGATATTATTTGCAAATGAAATAAGCCTTAAAAAAG ATCACCACATGAACAAATGA